A region from the Dehalococcoidia bacterium genome encodes:
- a CDS encoding MerR family transcriptional regulator → MAEIKEFLQIGEAAEKAGVSQRTLRFYEEKGLLRPPARMEGGFRLYTEEDVRRVKQIKKLQQLLGVSLAEIKEMVEAQDTLREIRARFRPDAPPAEKLEQLQRATEVVQRQYEIVRHKVDQLLEMKSQLEEWLRTFERWRRSLEQEAAREGQQG, encoded by the coding sequence ATGGCGGAGATCAAGGAGTTCCTGCAGATCGGCGAGGCGGCCGAGAAGGCGGGCGTCAGCCAGCGGACCCTGCGCTTTTACGAGGAGAAAGGCCTGTTGCGTCCCCCGGCCCGCATGGAAGGGGGCTTCCGCCTCTATACAGAGGAGGACGTCCGTCGCGTCAAGCAGATCAAGAAGCTGCAGCAGCTCCTGGGCGTCAGCCTGGCCGAGATCAAGGAGATGGTAGAGGCCCAAGACACCTTGAGGGAGATCCGCGCCCGCTTCCGGCCCGATGCCCCTCCGGCCGAGAAGCTGGAGCAGCTGCAGCGGGCCACCGAGGTGGTCCAGCGCCAGTACGAGATCGTGCGTCACAAGGTGGACCAGCTGCTGGAGATGAAGTCCCAGCTGGAGGAGTGGCTCAGGACTTTCGAGCGGTGGCGCCGTTCCCTGGAGCAGGAGGCGGCCCGAGAGGGCCAGCAGGGCTGA
- a CDS encoding YceI family protein encodes MTAAPAPAAVSTWTIDPSHSLVEFSVRHMMVATVKGRFRSFRGTIRLDEANPENSSVEAVIDAASIDTNDEQRDAHLRSDDFLNVEKFPHITFRSKRVEMLGQDRARVIGDLTIRDVTREVALEVEYLGRTRDPWGKERIGFSAHTSINRHDFGVRWNAVLEAGGVVVADTVRINLEIEAVKQD; translated from the coding sequence ATGACCGCCGCACCTGCCCCTGCTGCCGTCAGCACCTGGACCATCGATCCCAGCCACTCGCTGGTGGAGTTCTCGGTGCGTCACATGATGGTGGCCACCGTCAAGGGGCGCTTCCGCTCCTTCCGCGGCACCATCCGCCTGGACGAGGCCAACCCCGAGAACTCCTCGGTGGAGGCCGTCATCGACGCCGCCAGCATCGACACCAACGACGAGCAGCGCGACGCCCACCTGCGCTCCGACGACTTCCTGAACGTCGAGAAGTTCCCCCACATCACCTTCCGCAGCAAGCGGGTGGAGATGCTGGGCCAGGACCGCGCCCGCGTCATCGGCGACCTGACCATCCGCGATGTGACCAGGGAGGTGGCCCTGGAAGTGGAGTATCTGGGCCGCACCAGGGACCCCTGGGGCAAGGAGCGCATCGGCTTCAGCGCCCACACCAGCATCAACCGCCACGACTTCGGCGTCAGGTGGAACGCCGTTCTGGAGGCTGGCGGCGTGGTGGTGGCCGACACCGTGCGCATCAACCTGGAGATCGAGGCCGTCAAGCAGGACTAG
- a CDS encoding prenyltransferase, whose product MATAGAVGLPKLWWQAIYTVPQVDLTRADPVTRWLVLSRAAVVAMTVTSAALGGLLAALDGVFDGPRFVLALVGLVLAHLGSNLANDLGDYLRGIDAPDSPRALYGPHGLAHGAASLRGFFLATALVLAGATAIGVWLVLLAGPWVLAFALGGAFVLLFYSGLPWSLKYIGLGEPSVLLVWGPLMVGGTYYVMAESVPAHVWVASLPYGLAVTAVLMGKHIDKLEFDSARGVWTMPRLLGEARARRFTQGLIVAAYLATVAVAIWQVLPGLLLVALGLPVARRVLAVFGRPKPLQPRRPVPGWPLWFVNFAFYHTRQFGAFLVLGLALQLAVERLLDAV is encoded by the coding sequence ATGGCTACGGCAGGTGCTGTGGGCCTGCCCAAGCTCTGGTGGCAGGCCATCTATACGGTCCCCCAGGTAGACCTGACGCGGGCCGACCCCGTCACCCGCTGGCTGGTGCTGTCGCGGGCGGCGGTGGTGGCCATGACCGTTACCTCGGCGGCCCTCGGCGGTCTGCTGGCGGCCCTCGACGGCGTCTTCGATGGCCCCCGCTTCGTCCTGGCGCTGGTGGGGCTGGTGCTGGCCCACCTGGGATCCAACCTGGCCAACGACCTGGGCGATTACCTGCGAGGGATCGACGCCCCCGATTCGCCGAGGGCCCTGTACGGCCCCCACGGGCTGGCCCACGGCGCTGCCTCCCTGCGGGGCTTCTTCCTGGCCACGGCCCTCGTCCTCGCCGGGGCCACCGCCATCGGAGTCTGGCTGGTGCTGCTGGCCGGCCCCTGGGTGCTGGCCTTCGCCCTGGGCGGGGCCTTCGTGCTGCTGTTCTACTCGGGCCTCCCCTGGTCACTGAAATACATAGGCCTGGGGGAGCCGTCGGTGCTGCTGGTGTGGGGGCCGCTGATGGTGGGGGGCACGTACTACGTGATGGCCGAGTCGGTGCCTGCCCACGTCTGGGTCGCCTCCCTGCCCTACGGGCTGGCGGTGACGGCGGTGCTCATGGGCAAGCACATCGACAAGCTGGAGTTCGACTCGGCCCGTGGCGTCTGGACGATGCCGCGGCTGCTAGGGGAGGCGCGAGCGCGGCGGTTCACCCAGGGCCTCATCGTGGCTGCCTACCTGGCCACGGTGGCGGTGGCCATCTGGCAGGTACTGCCAGGACTGCTGCTGGTGGCCCTCGGCCTCCCGGTGGCCCGGCGGGTGCTGGCCGTCTTCGGTCGCCCCAAGCCGCTCCAGCCGAGGAGGCCCGTGCCGGGCTGGCCCCTGTGGTTCGTCAATTTCGCCTTCTACCACACTCGGCAGTTCGGGGCCTTCCTGGTGCTGGGGCTGGCGCTGCAGCTGGCGGTGGAGCGTCTGCTGGACGCCGTCTAG
- the dnaK gene encoding molecular chaperone DnaK: MGRAIGIDLGTTNSCMAVMEGGEPKVIPNAEGERITPSVVAVSSSGERLVGRPAKRQAIVNPENTIFSIKRLMGRKFNDPEVQRALKYLPYRVDAAPNGDARVWMGDRSYSPPEISAMILQKLKMDAEAYLGEPVTEAVITVPAYFDDAQRQATKAAGEIAGLNVLRIINEPTAAALAYGLDKEGEKIVAVYDLGGGTFDISILEIGEGTFHVRATAGDTFLGGDDFDNRIINWLVEEFLNETGIDLRQDRVAMQRLKEAAEKAKIELSTLMQTEINLPFIAADASGPKHLVRTLTRAKLEQMVMDLVERTLDPCREALQAAGLRPDQVNEVILVGGQTRMPLVIETVRKFFGREPHRGVNPDEVVAVGAAIQAGVLKGEVREVLLLDVTPLDLGIETLGGIMTVIIPRNTTIPTSKSQVFTTAADNQTSVEIHVLQGNRPLAKDNKSLARFILDGILPAPRGVPQIEVSFDIDANGILHVSARDKATGREQKVIVQPSTGLSKEEIERMKREAELYAEEDRRRKEEIELRNQADNLAYTAEKTLREVGDKIPAHLRSEIEDRVRRVREALAGQDVTAVRRAMDDLSYTLQQAGAAVYGAQAGAGAPPSGEGRSGPDEGTVEGEYREL; the protein is encoded by the coding sequence ATGGGCCGCGCCATAGGAATCGATTTGGGCACCACCAACTCCTGCATGGCCGTCATGGAGGGCGGCGAGCCCAAGGTGATCCCCAACGCTGAGGGCGAGCGCATCACGCCCTCGGTGGTGGCCGTCTCGAGCAGCGGCGAGCGGCTGGTGGGGCGCCCCGCCAAGCGGCAGGCCATCGTCAACCCCGAGAACACCATCTTTTCCATCAAGCGCCTCATGGGCCGCAAGTTCAACGACCCCGAGGTGCAGCGGGCCCTCAAGTACCTGCCCTATCGGGTGGACGCCGCCCCCAACGGCGACGCCCGCGTCTGGATGGGCGACCGCTCCTACTCGCCGCCCGAGATCTCGGCCATGATCCTGCAGAAGCTGAAGATGGACGCCGAGGCCTACCTGGGCGAGCCGGTTACGGAGGCGGTCATCACCGTGCCCGCCTACTTCGACGACGCCCAGCGCCAGGCCACCAAGGCGGCAGGGGAGATCGCCGGCCTCAACGTCCTGCGCATCATCAACGAGCCCACCGCGGCTGCCCTGGCCTACGGCCTGGACAAGGAAGGCGAGAAGATCGTGGCCGTCTATGACCTGGGGGGCGGGACCTTCGACATCTCCATCCTGGAGATCGGCGAGGGGACGTTCCACGTCCGCGCCACCGCCGGCGACACCTTCCTCGGTGGAGACGACTTCGACAACCGCATCATCAACTGGCTGGTGGAGGAGTTCCTGAACGAGACGGGCATCGACCTGCGCCAGGACCGGGTGGCCATGCAGCGCCTCAAGGAGGCGGCGGAGAAGGCCAAGATCGAGCTCTCGACCCTGATGCAGACGGAGATCAACCTGCCCTTCATCGCCGCCGACGCCTCCGGACCCAAGCACCTGGTGCGCACCCTCACCCGCGCCAAGCTGGAGCAGATGGTGATGGACCTGGTGGAGCGCACCCTGGACCCCTGCCGGGAGGCGCTGCAGGCCGCGGGCCTGCGCCCCGACCAGGTGAACGAGGTCATCCTGGTGGGCGGCCAGACCCGCATGCCGCTGGTCATCGAGACGGTGCGCAAGTTCTTCGGCCGCGAGCCTCACCGGGGCGTCAATCCCGACGAGGTGGTGGCGGTGGGCGCGGCCATCCAGGCTGGCGTCCTCAAGGGAGAGGTGCGGGAGGTCCTGCTGCTGGACGTGACGCCCCTGGACCTGGGCATCGAGACCCTGGGGGGCATCATGACGGTCATCATCCCCCGCAACACCACCATCCCCACCAGCAAGTCCCAGGTCTTCACCACCGCCGCCGACAACCAGACCAGCGTGGAGATCCACGTCCTGCAGGGCAACCGCCCCCTGGCCAAGGACAACAAGTCCCTGGCCCGCTTCATCCTGGACGGCATCCTGCCAGCGCCTCGCGGCGTGCCCCAGATCGAGGTCAGCTTCGACATCGATGCCAACGGCATCCTGCATGTCTCGGCTCGGGACAAGGCGACGGGGCGCGAGCAGAAGGTCATCGTCCAGCCCAGCACCGGCCTCAGCAAGGAAGAGATCGAGCGCATGAAGCGGGAGGCGGAGCTCTACGCCGAGGAGGACCGCCGCCGCAAGGAGGAGATCGAGCTCCGCAACCAGGCCGACAACCTGGCCTACACCGCCGAGAAGACCCTGCGGGAGGTGGGCGACAAGATACCCGCCCACCTGCGGAGCGAGATCGAGGACCGTGTCCGTCGGGTGCGGGAGGCCCTGGCCGGGCAGGACGTCACCGCCGTGCGTCGGGCCATGGACGACCTCTCCTACACGCTGCAACAGGCAGGGGCGGCCGTTTACGGCGCCCAGGCCGGCGCCGGCGCCCCGCCCTCCGGCGAGGGCCGCAGCGGCCCCGACGAGGGCACCGTGGAAGGCGAATACCGCGAGCTGTAG
- a CDS encoding nucleotide exchange factor GrpE → MAEEQKVFQEQQPSQGAQAPRDEVDDLRSQLDAARSEAQRYLDNWRRAEADFANYKKRVEQEREETRRFANASLIINILPVLDDLERALQSLDARLAGLTWFDGIRLIYRKLQAVLEAAGVREIPAEGQPFDPRYHEAIHYAEGEEGKVLAVVQKGYTLHDRVLRPALVIVGKRLAESSGGQQGSPQPQEGSQS, encoded by the coding sequence TTGGCCGAGGAGCAGAAGGTCTTCCAGGAGCAGCAGCCCTCCCAGGGCGCTCAGGCGCCCAGGGACGAAGTGGACGACCTGCGCTCCCAGCTGGACGCCGCCCGTAGCGAGGCCCAGCGCTACCTGGACAACTGGCGGCGGGCCGAGGCCGACTTCGCCAACTACAAGAAGAGGGTGGAGCAGGAGAGGGAGGAGACGCGTCGCTTCGCTAACGCCTCCCTCATCATCAACATCCTGCCGGTGCTGGACGACCTGGAGCGGGCCCTGCAGAGCCTGGATGCCCGCCTGGCCGGCCTCACCTGGTTCGACGGCATCCGCCTCATCTACCGCAAGCTCCAGGCCGTCCTGGAGGCGGCCGGCGTGAGGGAGATCCCGGCCGAGGGCCAGCCCTTCGACCCCCGCTATCACGAGGCCATCCACTATGCCGAGGGCGAGGAGGGCAAGGTGCTGGCGGTGGTGCAGAAGGGCTACACCCTGCACGACCGCGTCCTGCGCCCGGCCCTGGTCATCGTGGGCAAGCGCCTGGCCGAAAGCAGCGGAGGGCAGCAGGGCAGCCCTCAGCCACAGGAGGGGTCCCAGTCATGA
- the hrcA gene encoding heat-inducible transcriptional repressor HrcA: MLTERRAAILRSIVDEYVDSAQPVASRVVALKYLGHVSPATIRNEMVRLEEEGYISQPHTSAGRVPSDKGYRYYVERLMREEAPSREMGLMVRHQFHQVEERLEDWARLAAVVLAAHVQALAVVTAPRNRPARLRWLELVKLQELLALLVVVLQQAQVRQQLLPLPEPVEQDDLSVLSRSLSERFAGQDAQDVRSRLEGLSPLERTVMEAVAAILEAEDRSSHEPAAIEGLREAISQPEFQERERVLELLGFLEGSGLGRLLPFPAPPRGQVQVIIGSEHPESSLRHYSVVAAAYGHPSATGTVALVGPTRLRYGRAVGMVRFVASLLDELISASFGG; the protein is encoded by the coding sequence ATGCTGACGGAGCGGCGGGCCGCCATCCTGCGCTCCATCGTCGACGAATACGTGGACTCGGCCCAGCCGGTGGCCTCCCGCGTGGTGGCCCTCAAGTACCTGGGCCACGTCTCCCCGGCCACCATCCGCAACGAGATGGTGCGGCTGGAGGAGGAGGGCTACATATCCCAGCCCCACACCTCCGCCGGGCGTGTCCCCTCCGACAAGGGCTACCGCTACTACGTGGAGCGGCTGATGCGGGAGGAGGCCCCTTCCCGGGAGATGGGCCTCATGGTCCGCCACCAGTTCCACCAGGTGGAAGAGCGGCTGGAGGACTGGGCGCGGCTGGCGGCGGTGGTGCTGGCCGCCCACGTCCAGGCCCTGGCGGTGGTCACCGCCCCCCGCAATCGCCCCGCACGCCTGCGCTGGCTGGAACTGGTGAAGCTCCAGGAGCTGCTGGCCCTGCTGGTGGTGGTGCTACAGCAGGCCCAGGTTCGTCAGCAGCTGCTGCCCCTCCCCGAGCCTGTGGAGCAGGACGACCTGTCCGTCCTCAGCCGTAGCCTGAGCGAGCGCTTCGCCGGGCAGGATGCTCAGGACGTGCGTTCGCGCCTCGAGGGCCTGTCGCCCCTGGAGCGGACGGTGATGGAGGCGGTGGCGGCCATCCTGGAGGCCGAGGACCGCTCCAGCCACGAGCCTGCCGCCATCGAGGGGCTGAGGGAGGCCATCAGCCAGCCCGAGTTCCAGGAGCGGGAGCGGGTTCTGGAGCTGCTGGGCTTCCTGGAGGGGAGCGGCCTGGGCCGTCTGTTGCCTTTCCCGGCGCCGCCGCGGGGACAGGTGCAAGTCATCATCGGCAGCGAGCACCCCGAGTCCTCCCTGCGCCACTACAGCGTGGTGGCGGCCGCCTACGGCCATCCCTCGGCTACGGGCACTGTGGCCCTGGTGGGGCCCACCCGCCTGCGCTACGGTCGGGCCGTGGGCATGGTCCGCTTCGTGGCCTCCCTCCTGGACGAGCTCATCTCTGCCAGTTTCGGGGGGTAG
- the rho gene encoding transcription termination factor Rho: MSIAELESKTREELLEEARGLGLSGISGLRKQDLILRILQARAQREGNYFAGGILEITSDGYGFLRTNGYKPSPSDVYVSQSQIRRFGLRTGDYVMGQVRPPKESEKYYGLLRVEATNGMDPEVAKGRPAFEQLTPTFPDRFLQLERGDPNPTCRLIDLVAPVGRGQRGLVVSPPKGGKTMLLKSIARAVLNGHDDIQVMVLLIGERPEEVTDWRKSVEGDGAEVVAATFDDPEEVQTRVAELAVERAKRLVEMGRHVMILLDGITRLTRAYNLSLPPSGRTLSGGIDPVALHPPKKLFGTARNTEEGGSLTIIATCLIDTGSRMDEVIFEEFKGTGNWELWLDRRLAEKRIFPAVDIFKSGTRREELMLDEKTYQRLTLFRRALARMAEDFQAEAPYAQDASIRVTERVLEQLRRTKSNEQLLSQIELVA, from the coding sequence ATGAGCATAGCCGAGCTGGAGAGCAAGACCCGCGAGGAGCTTCTGGAGGAGGCCCGCGGCCTGGGCCTCAGCGGCATCTCGGGCCTGCGCAAGCAAGACCTGATCCTGCGCATACTGCAGGCCCGGGCCCAGCGAGAGGGGAACTACTTCGCTGGCGGCATCCTGGAGATCACCTCCGATGGCTACGGCTTCCTGCGCACCAACGGCTACAAGCCCAGCCCCAGCGACGTCTACGTGTCCCAGTCGCAGATCAGGCGCTTCGGCCTGCGCACGGGCGACTACGTCATGGGGCAGGTACGCCCGCCCAAGGAGTCGGAGAAGTATTACGGCCTGCTGCGGGTGGAGGCCACCAACGGCATGGACCCGGAGGTGGCCAAGGGGCGCCCCGCCTTCGAACAGCTCACGCCCACCTTCCCCGACCGCTTCCTGCAGCTGGAGCGCGGCGACCCCAACCCCACCTGTCGCCTCATCGACCTGGTGGCGCCGGTAGGGCGCGGCCAGCGGGGGCTGGTGGTCTCGCCGCCCAAGGGCGGCAAGACCATGCTCCTCAAGTCCATCGCCCGCGCCGTCCTCAACGGCCACGACGATATCCAGGTGATGGTGCTCCTCATCGGCGAACGGCCCGAGGAGGTGACCGACTGGCGCAAGTCGGTGGAGGGAGACGGGGCCGAGGTGGTGGCAGCCACCTTCGACGACCCGGAGGAGGTACAGACGCGGGTGGCCGAGCTGGCGGTGGAGCGGGCCAAGCGGCTGGTGGAGATGGGCCGCCACGTCATGATCCTGCTGGACGGCATCACCCGCCTGACGCGGGCCTACAACCTGTCGCTGCCGCCCAGCGGCCGCACCCTCTCGGGCGGCATCGACCCGGTGGCCCTGCACCCGCCGAAGAAGCTGTTCGGCACCGCCCGCAACACCGAGGAGGGCGGCTCCCTGACCATCATCGCCACCTGCCTCATCGACACCGGCTCCCGCATGGACGAGGTCATCTTCGAGGAGTTCAAGGGCACCGGCAACTGGGAGCTGTGGCTGGACCGCCGCCTGGCCGAGAAGCGCATCTTCCCGGCGGTGGACATCTTCAAGAGCGGCACCCGCCGGGAGGAGCTGATGCTGGACGAGAAGACATACCAGCGGCTGACCCTCTTCCGCCGTGCCCTGGCCCGCATGGCCGAGGACTTCCAGGCGGAGGCGCCCTACGCCCAGGACGCCTCCATCCGCGTCACCGAGCGGGTGCTGGAGCAGCTGCGGCGCACCAAGAGCAACGAGCAGTTGCTGAGCCAGATAGAGCTGGTGGCCTGA
- a CDS encoding M23 family metallopeptidase: MHLLVLGAALVGGVIGLGSTRLQSNGYQAPVAATVASPEAVTRQEPVYLKAPLIVRTSESRVLSVASPQDAGAPPPPAQEATPSPTPTPTPQPTPPPRREPKSLFSTYVIQPGDTIYGIAARLGIDPNYIIWNNPEVGEHPDELSVGQTLVIPAAPGILYRVKLGDTLAGIAQFYGITVEAIINYEDNGIASPDQLREGTLLLLPGAKPPPPPPPPPPPPPPPRAQSQPAQAPAPAPPPPPPPRSASATGFIWPVSGSITQYFGGSHKGIDIATRAGTPVGAAAGGTVVLVAYGYYGYGNTVIIRHPDGKETLYAHLSQIYVRMGQQVDQGEAIGAVGCTGWCTGPHLHFEVRVGGVPVNPLNYLP; the protein is encoded by the coding sequence GTGCACCTGCTGGTGCTGGGGGCGGCCCTCGTCGGCGGCGTCATCGGGCTAGGCAGTACCCGCCTGCAGAGCAACGGATACCAGGCCCCTGTCGCTGCCACCGTCGCCTCCCCCGAGGCTGTCACCCGACAGGAGCCTGTCTATCTCAAGGCGCCCCTCATCGTCCGCACCAGCGAATCGCGCGTCCTGTCGGTAGCCAGCCCTCAGGACGCAGGCGCGCCACCGCCGCCGGCCCAGGAGGCCACTCCCTCGCCGACGCCCACCCCCACCCCACAGCCGACGCCGCCGCCCCGGCGGGAGCCGAAGTCCCTCTTCAGCACCTACGTCATCCAGCCGGGGGACACCATTTACGGCATAGCCGCGCGCCTGGGCATCGACCCCAATTACATCATCTGGAACAACCCTGAGGTGGGGGAGCACCCCGACGAGCTGTCGGTGGGCCAGACACTGGTGATCCCGGCGGCGCCGGGCATCCTCTACCGGGTGAAGCTGGGGGACACCCTGGCCGGCATCGCCCAGTTCTACGGCATAACGGTGGAGGCCATCATCAATTACGAGGACAACGGCATCGCCTCGCCCGACCAGCTGCGCGAGGGGACGTTGCTGCTGCTGCCGGGCGCTAAGCCGCCACCACCTCCACCGCCGCCACCTCCGCCCCCGCCGCCACCCAGGGCGCAGTCGCAGCCGGCCCAGGCCCCTGCGCCGGCGCCGCCCCCGCCTCCGCCTCCGCGGAGCGCCAGCGCCACCGGCTTCATCTGGCCCGTGTCGGGCAGCATAACCCAGTACTTCGGCGGCTCCCACAAGGGCATCGACATCGCCACCCGAGCGGGCACGCCCGTCGGTGCCGCCGCTGGCGGTACGGTGGTGCTGGTGGCTTACGGCTACTACGGATACGGCAACACCGTTATCATTCGCCACCCGGACGGCAAGGAGACCCTCTACGCCCACCTGTCCCAGATCTACGTCCGCATGGGCCAGCAGGTGGACCAGGGCGAGGCCATAGGCGCGGTGGGCTGCACAGGCTGGTGCACCGGCCCCCACCTGCACTTCGAGGTGCGGGTGGGAGGCGTCCCCGTCAACCCGCTGAACTATCTGCCCTGA
- a CDS encoding MBL fold metallo-hydrolase, which yields MEIVWLGHSCFRLRGRQTTVVTDPCPPSTGYHLGRPTAQIVTVSHRHEDHSYVQGVAGNPKVLDAPGEYDIGGTFVTAVPTYHDGRKGAVRGPNLVFVLEMDGLTICHLGDLGHLPTPEQVELLSGVDVLFVPVGGHTTLDGAQAAEVVSLLEPKVVIPMHYRTPACRLSLDPLDRFLKELDVDAVEPQKRLSLTAGSLPETTEVVVLDYER from the coding sequence ATGGAGATCGTCTGGCTGGGACATTCCTGCTTCCGGCTGCGGGGACGTCAGACCACCGTCGTCACAGACCCCTGCCCGCCCAGCACCGGCTATCACCTGGGTCGGCCGACGGCCCAGATCGTCACCGTCAGCCACCGGCACGAAGACCACAGCTACGTGCAGGGGGTGGCGGGCAACCCCAAGGTCCTGGATGCTCCGGGGGAATACGACATCGGCGGCACCTTCGTAACGGCCGTCCCCACCTATCACGACGGGCGCAAGGGGGCGGTCCGCGGCCCCAACCTGGTCTTCGTGCTGGAGATGGATGGCCTGACCATCTGCCACCTGGGCGACCTGGGCCACCTGCCCACGCCGGAGCAGGTGGAGCTGCTGAGCGGGGTGGACGTCCTCTTCGTCCCCGTGGGGGGCCACACCACCCTGGACGGCGCCCAGGCGGCCGAGGTGGTGAGCCTCCTGGAGCCAAAGGTGGTCATCCCCATGCACTACCGCACTCCGGCCTGCCGCCTCTCCCTGGACCCCCTGGACCGCTTCCTGAAGGAGCTGGACGTGGACGCGGTGGAGCCCCAGAAGCGGCTCTCCCTCACGGCCGGCTCTCTGCCCGAGACCACCGAGGTGGTGGTGCTGGACTACGAGCGCTGA
- a CDS encoding ParB N-terminal domain-containing protein has product MPRAIIDVPLDDIAPRRVSRAKVEEFVRLMQEGRIFPPVKLSRLPEGSPYRWRISDGGHRVAAARALGRRTIKAKVWLTDEELEAIMAHGQRPP; this is encoded by the coding sequence ATGCCCAGGGCCATCATCGACGTGCCCCTGGACGACATAGCGCCCCGCCGCGTCAGCCGTGCCAAGGTGGAGGAGTTCGTTCGGCTGATGCAGGAGGGGCGCATCTTCCCGCCGGTGAAGCTGTCGCGCCTTCCCGAGGGCTCCCCATACAGGTGGCGCATCTCCGATGGCGGGCACCGGGTGGCGGCCGCCCGAGCCTTGGGGCGGCGCACCATCAAGGCCAAGGTCTGGCTGACGGACGAGGAGCTGGAGGCCATTATGGCTCATGGGCAGCGGCCGCCGTGA
- a CDS encoding CTP synthase, which translates to MGTKYIFVTGGVVSSVGKGITTAAIGRLLKSRGFSVVIQKLDPYLNVDPGTMSPYQHGEVFVTADGAETDLDLGHYERFLDQDLTGLSSVTAGQIYQAVIARERRGDYLGRTIQAVPHVTNEIKERIRAVGRAAGAQIVVVEVGGTVGDIEGQPFLEAIRQMRNEEGRDDTLSIHVTLLPYLSTTGELKTKPTQHSVRELRSLGIQPDVIVCRSDLPVGEDLREKISLFCDVPRRAVVPLLTMPTIYEVPLVLEEAGLGDYIGERLGLPQAQRDLRDWQEWVERLKQPQGEVEVAVVGKYVELPDAYLSVKEALIHAGVAHHVAVRLRWVHSQDLEHHSPDSLLEGVDGIVVPGGFGERGVEGKIAAARHARQRGVPYLGLCLGMQVMVMEYARHVLGWEGAHSTEFDPETPYPVICLMEEQLGVTEKGGTMRLGSYPCQLRPGTVARQVYGTDLVMERHRHRYEFNNRYRDQLERAGLICSGTSPDGELVEVCEVQGHPFMVGSQFHPEFRSRPGRPHPLFLGLIGAALERRRQRAALSTATTPLLP; encoded by the coding sequence ATGGGCACCAAGTACATATTCGTTACCGGCGGCGTGGTCAGCTCCGTGGGCAAGGGCATCACCACCGCCGCCATCGGTCGCCTCCTCAAGTCCCGCGGCTTCTCCGTCGTCATCCAGAAGCTGGACCCCTACCTGAACGTGGACCCCGGCACCATGTCCCCCTACCAGCACGGCGAGGTGTTCGTCACCGCTGACGGCGCCGAGACGGACCTGGACCTGGGCCACTATGAGCGCTTCCTCGACCAGGACCTGACGGGCCTCTCCTCCGTCACTGCCGGCCAGATCTACCAGGCGGTCATCGCCAGGGAGCGGCGGGGCGACTACCTGGGGCGCACCATCCAGGCCGTGCCCCACGTCACCAACGAGATCAAGGAGCGCATCCGGGCCGTGGGGCGGGCGGCCGGCGCCCAGATCGTGGTGGTGGAGGTGGGAGGCACCGTGGGCGACATCGAGGGCCAGCCCTTCCTGGAGGCCATCCGCCAGATGCGGAACGAGGAGGGCCGGGACGACACCCTCTCCATCCACGTCACCCTGCTGCCCTACCTGTCCACCACCGGCGAGCTGAAGACCAAGCCCACCCAGCACAGCGTGCGCGAGCTGCGCAGCCTGGGCATCCAGCCTGACGTAATCGTCTGCCGCAGTGATCTGCCCGTAGGCGAGGACCTGCGGGAGAAGATCTCCCTGTTCTGCGACGTGCCCCGTCGGGCGGTGGTGCCTCTCCTGACCATGCCCACCATCTACGAGGTGCCCCTGGTGCTGGAGGAGGCGGGCCTGGGCGACTACATCGGCGAGCGGCTGGGGCTGCCCCAGGCCCAGCGCGACCTCAGGGACTGGCAGGAGTGGGTGGAGCGCCTCAAGCAGCCCCAGGGCGAGGTGGAGGTGGCGGTGGTGGGCAAGTATGTGGAGCTGCCCGACGCCTACCTCTCGGTCAAGGAGGCCCTCATCCATGCCGGCGTGGCCCACCACGTGGCCGTCCGCCTGCGCTGGGTCCACTCCCAGGACCTGGAACACCACAGCCCCGATTCCCTGCTGGAGGGGGTGGACGGCATCGTGGTGCCCGGAGGCTTCGGCGAGCGCGGGGTGGAAGGGAAGATCGCTGCCGCCCGCCACGCTCGCCAGCGAGGAGTCCCCTACCTGGGCCTCTGCCTGGGCATGCAGGTGATGGTGATGGAGTATGCCCGCCACGTCCTGGGCTGGGAGGGGGCCCACTCCACCGAGTTCGACCCCGAGACGCCCTACCCCGTCATCTGCCTCATGGAGGAGCAGTTGGGGGTCACGGAGAAGGGGGGCACCATGCGCCTGGGCAGCTACCCCTGCCAGCTACGGCCCGGCACCGTGGCCCGCCAGGTCTACGGAACCGACCTGGTCATGGAGCGTCACCGCCACCGTTACGAGTTCAACAACCGCTATCGCGACCAGCTGGAGAGGGCGGGGCTGATCTGCTCCGGCACCTCCCCCGACGGCGAGCTGGTGGAGGTTTGCGAGGTGCAGGGACACCCCTTCATGGTGGGATCCCAGTTCCATCCCGAGTTCCGCTCCAGGCCCGGACGTCCCCATCCCCTCTTCCTGGGGCTGATAGGGGCCGCCCTGGAGCGCCGGCGCCAGCGGGCGGCCCTGTCCACCGCCACCACGCCCCTGTTACCCTGA